From the Prunus dulcis chromosome 4, ALMONDv2, whole genome shotgun sequence genome, one window contains:
- the LOC117626134 gene encoding F-box/kelch-repeat protein At3g23880-like yields MDNIQDITQRIHELKFEAMAHAFPEEIIQEILIRLSVKSLIKCTSVCKAWRSMIINKSFIHAHLNPTVDFANQNDIDLLLLHRISGSNSLNYHQNTFIHKVKDEVHSVHHDSQAFDVYSKIEFPIAAKKNYGNSHLRVVGTCDGLICLADDVPSYADNFIIWNPAIKKSVTLPMPGITYETHGGYDASIGFGFDATTNDYKVVRVVTLLDEDDGTPTLTEVYSLATGTWSSPACVSPTCRIEMAASSAFVNGVLHWPVVCQTDVDSYYIILTFDLGKEVFSQIPMPKIIQWDFNSGLQLSVSDNKKSIALFMRPNNREDFYRDYGREDSVLDIWVMKEYGREESWTKLITLNPQGPETIFLSALCFRKSGELLLLLKEKERQELLSLDLVSKQRKLLGISGYKYCTGHFYKESLLLLDKSDAESY; encoded by the coding sequence ATGGATAACATACAAGATATCACACAACGGATACacgaattgaaatttgaagcgATGGCACACGCTTTTCCTGAGGAAATCATACAAGAGATCCTAATTAGGCTATCCGTTAAATCTCTGATCAAATGCACTTCAGTCTGCAAGGCATGGAGGTCCATGATCATAAACAAAAGCTTTATTCATGCCCACCTCAACCCAACAGTGGACTTTGCTAACCAGAATGACATTGACCTCCTCCTACTCCACAGAATTTCTGGTAGCAATAGCCTCAACTACCACCAAAACACGTTCATTCACAAGGTGAAAGACGAGGTTCACTCTGTGCATCATGATAGCCAGGCGTTTGATGTGTACTCCAAGATCGAATTTCCAATTGCCGCAAAGAAAAACTACGGCAATTCACATCTTCGTGTGGTTGGCACTTGTGATGGGCTAATTTGCCTTGCGGATGATGTCCCCTCTTATGCTGACAACTTCATTATATGGAACCCAGCCATTAAAAAGTCAGTGACCCTTCCCATGCCTGGTATTACTTATGAGACGCATGGTGGGTACGATGCTTCTATTGGGTTCGGTTTTGATGCTACAACCAATGACTATAAGGTTGTGCGAGTTGTGACTTTATTGGATGAAGATGATGGGACGCCAACTCTAACTGAGGTTTATTCCCTAGCCACCGGCACATGGAGCAGTCCTGCTTGTGTTTCTCCTACATGTCGAATAGAAATGGCCGCATCCAGTGCTTTTGTTAATGGGGTTCTTCATTGGCCTGTAGTCTGTCAAACAGATGTTGATTCTTACTATATTATATTGACATTTGATCTGGGCAAGGAGGTGTTCAGTCAGATACCTATGCCGAAGATTATTCAATGGGATTTCAATTCGGGATTGCAATTGTCTGTTTCAGATAACAAAAAATCTATTGCTTTGTTCATGAGGCCCAACAATCGTGAAGATTTCTATAGGGATTATGGGCGTGAAGATTCTGTTCTTGATATATGGGTGATGAAAGAGTATGGCAGAGAGGAATCATGGACCAAATTGATTACTCTCAATCCACAAGGTCCAGAAACAATTTTCCTCAGCGCCTTATGTTTTAGGAAGAGTGGGGAATTACTGTTACTgctcaaagaaaaagagaggcaGGAACTGTTATCACTAGACCTTGTGAGCAAACAGCGTAAACTTCTTGGGATTTCTGGATATAAATATTGTACTGGTCATTTTTATAAAGAGAGCCTCCTCTTACTCGACAAGAGCGATGCAGAGTCATACTAA
- the LOC117625287 gene encoding 52 kDa repressor of the inhibitor of the protein kinase-like → MAKSCVKAKSFFGACQCIXTVFSNSTKRWNVLLDYIDGLTLKSLSTTRWESHIESVKAIKSQASKIREALFKLAEISEDAKLSRDAESLASGELSSFEFILSLVIWYDILHKINLVSKKLQSEDMRLDVAVRQLEGLVSFFENYRINGFTSAMIDAKVIALDMEIEPIFLKKRQTCRKRHFDEISNNEREQQSSEESFRTDYFLVIVDIALGELKSRFEQLHIFESIFGFLFDAAKLTSLDENELRSSCLNLENALKNDNDTDIDARDLESELQVLQVMLPSEAIETDKPSTSIKILEFVKSVDMFPNVMVAYRILLTIPVTVASAERSFSKLKLLKSYLRTTMAQDRLNGLAILCIERDMLENIKYDSIIDDFASKTATRRHFK, encoded by the coding sequence ATGGCCAAGTCATGTGTCAAAGCNAAATCCTTTTTTGGAGCATGTCAATGCATATANACGGTATTCTCTAATTCAACAAAAAGGTGGAATGTGTTACTTGATTATATTGATGGTTTAACTTTGAAATCATTGTCAACTACACGCTGGGAAAGTCACATAGAAAGTGTTAAAGCAATAAAATCTCAAGCTTCTAAAATCAGAGAAGCTTTATTTAAATTAGCTGAAATTAGTGAAGATGCTAAATTGAGTAGGGATGCTGAAAGTTTAGCATCAGGAGAGCTTTCAAGTTTCGAGTTTATATTAAGCTTGGTTATTTGGTATGACATTTTGCACAAGATTAACTTAGTTAGTAAAAAATTACAATCTGAAGACATGCGTCTTGATGTTGCTGtaagacaattagaaggactcgtttcattttttgaaaacTATAGGATAAATGGGTTTACTTCTGCCATGATTGATGCTAAAGTAATTGCATTAGATATGGAAATTGAGCCtatatttcttaaaaaacgTCAAACCTGTAGAAAGAGACATTTTGATGAGATTTCCAATAATGAGAGGGAACAACAATCATCTGAAGAATCCTTTAGAACTGATTACTTTCTTGTCATAGTGGATATTGCTCTTGGTGAATTGAAAAGTAGGTTTGAACAATTGCATATCTTTGAATctatttttgggttcttattTGATGCTGCAAAATTGACTTCTTTGGATGAAAATGAATTGAGAAGCTCTTGTTTGAATCTTGAAAATGctttaaaaaatgacaatgATACTGATATTGATGCAAGAGATTTAGAGTCAGAATTACAGGTGTTGCAAGTGATGTTACCAAGTGAAGCAATTGAAACAGATAAACCATCGACATCCATTAAAattctagaatttgtaaagaGTGTGGATATGTTTCCAAATGTAATGGTTGCTTATAGGATATTACTGACTATACCTGTGACTGTGGCATCTGCTGAAAGAagtttttctaaattaaaattattaaaatcttATTTGCGGACCACCATGGCTCAAGATAGGCTAAATGGACTAGCTATATTATGCATTGAAAGAGATATGTTGGAAAACATTAAATATGATAGtataattgatgattttgcttCTAAAACTGCAACAAGAAGACATTTTAAGTGA
- the LOC117625286 gene encoding uncharacterized protein LOC117625286, producing MKPYAITLIAFGAVVAAAAVICLCFVCIGGNKKKQMTRRSSTVMQSITPPPAQRGHGDVEGGEAVHHQSRPNGTKDGGMVILVGAGAAFATAAVTAAVTSEANGGSCGGCDGEGGACGGCGGGCGAD from the coding sequence atgaaGCCATATGCTATAACCCTCATAGCCTTCGGGGCTGtcgttgctgctgctgccgtTATATGTCTGTGTTTTGTTTGCATCGGAGGcaacaagaagaagcaaaTGACCAGAAGGTCATCCACCGTCATGCAAAGCATAACGCCGCCTCCGGCTCAACGAGGTCACGGAGATGTTGAAGGAGGTGAAGCTGTTCATCACCAAAGCAGGCCTAATGGAACAAAAGATGGTGGCATGGTGATTTTGGTAGGGGCCGGTGCAGCTTTTGCTACTGCTGCTGTTACAGCCGCCGTAACTAGTGAGGCTAACGGAGGTAGTTGTGGTGGCTGTGACGGCGAGGGCGGTGCGTGCGGGGGCTGTGGCGGAGGTTGTGGTGCTGATTAG